From the Limosilactobacillus panis genome, one window contains:
- a CDS encoding ABC transporter ATP-binding protein, which translates to MALEVKNLVGGYSQIPVLKKVNLDVQPGELVGLIGLNGAGKSTTLNHIIGILRPFSGEITLNGLNLQDNPNEYKKQIAYVPETPILYDELTLREHLELTMNAYQLDHDQAWQRANKLLKTFRLENKLDWFPANFSKGMKQKVMICCAFMTDAKLLIVDEPFYGLDPLAVHDLLNLIAEKRAAGVAVLMSTHVLDTAQRYCDRFVLLANGQVKAHGTLAELRAQADRPDESLDEIYLGLARDEQNE; encoded by the coding sequence ATGGCACTAGAAGTGAAGAACCTGGTTGGGGGATATTCCCAAATACCAGTGTTAAAGAAAGTGAACTTGGATGTCCAGCCCGGTGAATTGGTCGGCCTGATTGGCCTCAACGGTGCTGGTAAGTCGACGACGTTAAACCACATTATTGGGATTCTGCGGCCATTTTCCGGGGAGATCACCCTCAATGGTCTGAACCTTCAGGACAACCCCAACGAGTACAAGAAGCAGATTGCCTACGTTCCCGAAACGCCCATCCTTTACGATGAGTTAACTTTACGAGAGCACCTGGAATTGACGATGAACGCCTACCAGTTGGACCATGACCAGGCCTGGCAGCGGGCGAACAAGCTGCTGAAGACTTTCCGGCTTGAGAACAAGCTGGACTGGTTCCCGGCAAACTTCTCTAAGGGGATGAAGCAGAAGGTGATGATCTGCTGCGCGTTCATGACGGATGCCAAGCTGCTGATCGTGGATGAACCATTTTACGGCCTGGATCCGCTGGCCGTTCATGACCTGTTAAATCTGATTGCCGAAAAGAGGGCGGCGGGGGTTGCGGTTTTGATGTCGACCCACGTTTTGGACACGGCACAGCGGTACTGTGACCGCTTCGTCCTGCTTGCTAACGGCCAGGTCAAGGCCCACGGAACCCTGGCCGAGCTGCGGGCACAGGCTGACCGGCCGGACGAGTCACTTGATGAGATCTATCTTGGCTTAGCAAGGGATGAGCAAAATGAATAA
- a CDS encoding HIT family protein gives MTDCIFCKIINGEIPSYTVYEDDVVKAFLDISQGTPGHTLVVPKKHVKDIFAYDEDLAAAVFSRIPKIARAIKQSNPAIKGMNIINNNGEVAYQSVFHSHIHLIPRYTDQDDFKMIFKDNSGKYNEEKYQEIQKAIADQFKDAQ, from the coding sequence ATGACTGATTGTATTTTCTGCAAAATAATTAATGGTGAAATTCCTAGCTACACAGTTTACGAAGACGACGTTGTGAAGGCCTTCTTAGATATCTCACAGGGGACACCGGGCCACACTTTGGTCGTCCCAAAGAAGCACGTCAAGGACATCTTTGCCTACGACGAAGACCTTGCGGCAGCGGTCTTCTCCCGGATCCCAAAGATTGCCCGGGCCATTAAGCAATCTAACCCCGCTATCAAGGGCATGAACATCATTAACAATAATGGTGAGGTTGCTTACCAGTCCGTATTCCACTCCCATATCCACCTTATTCCCCGCTACACCGACCAGGACGACTTTAAGATGATCTTCAAGGATAACTCCGGCAAGTACAACGAAGAAAAGTACCAGGAAATTCAAAAGGCCATCGCTGACCAATTTAAGGACGCCCAATAA
- a CDS encoding YlbF family regulator: MVVNIYDSANEMSRQLVDTQEYQGLKKALDELKADTEAFNSFKKFQQMQAGAQQKQMKGEKPSDDEIKAIQTLAKEISGKKAVQNLMNQERQVDQMLQQLNKTITSPIQDLYSDLMPDQNKQ, translated from the coding sequence ATGGTTGTAAATATTTACGATTCAGCAAACGAAATGAGTCGTCAACTTGTTGATACCCAGGAATACCAAGGTTTAAAGAAGGCCCTGGACGAATTAAAGGCCGACACGGAAGCATTTAATTCCTTCAAGAAGTTCCAACAAATGCAGGCGGGCGCCCAACAAAAGCAAATGAAGGGTGAGAAGCCTTCCGATGACGAAATCAAGGCAATCCAAACCCTGGCTAAGGAAATCAGCGGTAAAAAGGCCGTTCAAAACCTGATGAACCAAGAACGTCAAGTCGACCAAATGCTGCAACAACTGAACAAGACGATTACCAGTCCTATCCAAGACCTCTACAGTGACTTAATGCCTGACCAAAACAAGCAGTAA
- a CDS encoding PBP1A family penicillin-binding protein: protein MKREPQPNSTKERITAWLKEVGRKMRKELNVFWQLVKKNVSRFWHRYQITRWLIIVFLSIFLIASIHLTFIAKTANVKNLQNRLSRPTMIYDNKKQSAGSLYSQKGTYVKLDKISANVPAAVLSTEDRNFYHEHGFSIRGLGRAAFLLVKNKLLHRDYISGGGSTLTQQLVKNAFLTQQQTFSRKAREIFIAVEVENQYSKNQILTMYLNNAYFGHGVWGIQDAARRYFDVNASQLTVPQAAMLAGMLTSPGIYDPIEHPKATLQRRNLVLQLMVENNKLSQSAANSYKKTPLGINSGYVANDSYKYPYFFDAVIFEAESHYNLSEKSIMNDGYKIYTTLDQGQQESMQDTYQDDDNFPTNSSDGTMVQSASVAMNPKTGGITAVVGGRGKHVFRGFNRATQMRRQPGSTIKPIVVYTPALEHGYFYDSTLQDKKQSYGTNNYTPKNYDDTYSGSVPMYKALYESLNAPAVWLLNKIGVNQGYKMAQKFGLPVEKGDRNLALALGGMTKGVSPQQMARAYATFDNDGQMPTPYYITKIEDASGKVIAQNKGSKVKHVISSKTAKEMTSMMIGVYEHGTGETAKPSGYTLAGKTGTTNSGVKGDESNDRDKWIVGYTPDVVVATWEGYDDTNSSHVLQDISEHNINSLFKTEMTGILPNTPGTKFTVEDAQTRANKRLKKPSGWKSLFDNGSDLTDRFNQTVNDFSDRANKIWDSVKSLF, encoded by the coding sequence ATGAAACGCGAACCACAACCTAATTCAACTAAGGAGCGCATCACTGCGTGGTTAAAAGAAGTTGGTAGGAAGATGCGCAAGGAGTTAAACGTTTTCTGGCAGCTAGTGAAGAAAAATGTCAGTCGTTTTTGGCACCGGTACCAGATTACCCGTTGGCTGATTATCGTCTTTTTGAGTATTTTTCTGATTGCAAGCATTCACCTGACTTTCATTGCTAAGACGGCGAATGTCAAAAATTTGCAGAATCGGCTATCACGCCCCACGATGATCTACGATAATAAGAAACAGTCGGCTGGTAGCCTTTATTCGCAAAAAGGGACCTATGTCAAGCTGGATAAAATTTCAGCAAACGTTCCGGCCGCGGTTTTGTCGACAGAAGACCGGAATTTTTACCATGAGCACGGTTTTTCCATTAGGGGCCTTGGCAGGGCTGCCTTTTTGCTGGTAAAGAATAAGCTCCTCCACCGGGACTACATTTCTGGTGGGGGTAGTACCTTGACCCAGCAGTTGGTCAAGAATGCCTTTTTGACCCAGCAACAGACTTTCTCACGGAAGGCACGGGAAATCTTCATTGCAGTGGAAGTGGAGAACCAGTATTCGAAGAACCAGATCCTGACGATGTACCTAAACAACGCCTACTTTGGTCACGGGGTCTGGGGAATCCAGGATGCCGCCCGGCGCTACTTCGACGTGAACGCCAGTCAACTGACCGTTCCCCAAGCGGCTATGTTGGCGGGAATGCTGACGTCGCCAGGGATCTATGACCCGATTGAACACCCAAAGGCAACGCTTCAACGGCGGAACCTGGTTCTCCAATTAATGGTCGAAAATAATAAGTTAAGTCAATCAGCGGCCAACAGTTACAAGAAGACCCCGCTGGGAATCAACAGTGGTTACGTTGCCAACGACAGCTATAAGTACCCTTACTTTTTTGATGCGGTGATCTTCGAGGCAGAGAGCCACTATAACTTGTCGGAAAAGTCAATCATGAATGACGGCTATAAGATCTACACCACCCTCGACCAGGGACAGCAGGAATCAATGCAGGACACTTATCAAGATGACGATAACTTCCCTACCAATTCAAGTGACGGGACAATGGTCCAATCTGCTTCGGTTGCAATGAACCCGAAGACAGGGGGCATAACGGCGGTTGTTGGGGGCCGGGGTAAGCACGTTTTCCGTGGCTTTAACCGGGCAACCCAGATGCGGCGGCAGCCTGGGTCGACGATCAAGCCAATCGTGGTTTACACGCCTGCTTTGGAGCACGGTTACTTCTATGATTCAACCTTGCAGGACAAGAAGCAGTCGTACGGGACAAACAACTACACGCCAAAGAACTATGACGATACTTATAGCGGTAGTGTGCCAATGTACAAGGCCCTGTACGAAAGTTTGAACGCCCCTGCTGTTTGGCTCCTCAACAAGATTGGGGTCAACCAGGGTTACAAGATGGCGCAAAAGTTTGGCCTGCCGGTTGAAAAGGGCGACCGGAACCTGGCTTTGGCCCTCGGTGGAATGACGAAGGGGGTCTCTCCCCAACAAATGGCCCGGGCGTACGCTACCTTTGATAACGACGGGCAGATGCCGACCCCATACTACATCACCAAGATTGAGGATGCCTCGGGGAAGGTGATTGCCCAGAACAAGGGCTCTAAGGTCAAACACGTCATTTCCAGCAAGACCGCTAAGGAAATGACCAGTATGATGATTGGCGTCTACGAGCACGGGACCGGTGAAACGGCCAAGCCGAGTGGCTACACCCTGGCCGGGAAGACCGGGACGACCAATTCCGGTGTCAAGGGCGATGAGTCCAACGACCGTGATAAGTGGATCGTTGGTTACACTCCCGACGTTGTGGTCGCCACCTGGGAAGGGTATGACGACACGAATTCCAGCCATGTCCTCCAGGATATTTCTGAGCACAACATCAACAGCCTCTTCAAGACCGAAATGACGGGGATTCTGCCGAATACGCCGGGGACTAAGTTTACGGTTGAGGATGCCCAGACGCGGGCCAACAAACGCTTGAAGAAGCCGTCCGGTTGGAAGTCGCTTTTTGACAACGGCAGTGACCTCACCGACCGCTTTAACCAGACGGTCAACGACTTCAGTGACCGGGCCAATAAGATCTGGGACAGTGTTAAGTCCCTCTTCTAG
- a CDS encoding peptidylprolyl isomerase, protein MKSKKLIAIIAGAALMLPLAACGNKAVATTSGGKITESQYYSSMKQTSNGKQVLQQMILDKVLQKEYGKQVSDKQVNAEYNTYKNQYGQNFSAYLQQNGMTEKSFKQQIRSNLLLQAAVKDYSHITNKQINKQWKKYQPKVQTAEILVGSKEEAQSIISRLDSSSNKYKTFKKLAKSQSTDTSNKDAGGRVPAFDNTDNQLDSAYKKAAFKLKTGEYTSTPVKTDDGYQVIYMIEHPAKGKKSQHIADLRNQIVQENMNNRTFLHKVVSNVLKKGNVSIKDNDEKNILDDYLNTNSTNSGSLGNNSNNGSSSSNN, encoded by the coding sequence TTGAAATCGAAGAAGTTAATTGCGATTATTGCGGGGGCGGCATTGATGCTGCCATTAGCTGCATGTGGTAACAAGGCGGTCGCAACCACTAGTGGTGGGAAGATCACCGAGAGTCAGTACTACAGCAGCATGAAGCAGACCAGCAATGGGAAGCAGGTCCTTCAACAAATGATTCTGGACAAGGTCCTGCAAAAGGAATACGGCAAGCAAGTTTCCGACAAGCAGGTCAATGCCGAATACAACACGTACAAGAACCAGTACGGGCAAAACTTCAGTGCCTACCTCCAACAAAACGGGATGACGGAAAAGTCCTTCAAGCAGCAGATTCGTTCTAACCTGTTGCTCCAAGCCGCAGTTAAGGACTACTCCCACATTACCAACAAGCAGATTAACAAGCAGTGGAAGAAGTACCAGCCAAAGGTACAAACTGCGGAAATCCTGGTCGGCAGCAAGGAAGAGGCCCAAAGCATCATCAGCCGGCTTGACAGCTCCAGCAATAAGTACAAGACCTTCAAGAAGCTTGCCAAGTCGCAATCGACCGACACCTCAAACAAGGATGCCGGTGGACGGGTGCCAGCCTTTGATAACACTGACAACCAGCTCGATTCGGCTTACAAGAAGGCGGCCTTTAAGCTGAAGACGGGTGAATACACGTCCACGCCAGTCAAGACTGATGACGGTTACCAAGTAATCTACATGATTGAACACCCGGCCAAGGGTAAGAAGAGTCAACACATCGCTGACTTGCGGAACCAGATTGTCCAAGAAAACATGAACAACCGGACCTTCTTACACAAGGTTGTCTCCAACGTCCTGAAGAAGGGGAACGTTTCAATCAAGGATAACGACGAGAAGAACATCCTGGATGACTACTTGAACACGAATAGCACAAACAGTGGTTCATTAGGGAACAACTCTAACAACGGTTCTTCGAGTTCTAATAACTAA
- a CDS encoding RNA-guided endonuclease TnpB family protein, with translation MAQIIRGIKLRLYPNVQQREQLWQMFGNNRFVWNQMLAMAKERYQNNPSSYFVNEYGMNYLLKRLKQEYPFFRASDSTSFLVVNHNLAQAFKMLFKRQGGYPRFKSRRAIRQAYTGRSVCRVLAKRRVKLPKLGSIRTSKTTLLANGKIKCYTVCLEPTGRYYLSLQVAVKAPEHLRKTGKAVGIDVGIADLAISSDGIKYGTFNAKWAEKQAAKWQSKYAKRKHQATVTVCQWNHNHKTIKKELGDYQNWQRAQQQKARYQAKVANQRKDYLHKLTTTLVKQYDIIVIEDLKAKNLQENHCLAKTITNASWYQFRTMLAYKCAWYGKKLVTVKPNYTSQICSHCNYHSGPKPLEVRQWTCPNCGTHHDRDINAAVNILHQGLKAIG, from the coding sequence ATGGCGCAAATTATAAGGGGGATCAAACTTCGCCTATATCCTAATGTCCAGCAAAGGGAACAATTGTGGCAAATGTTTGGTAACAATCGCTTCGTTTGGAACCAAATGTTGGCGATGGCCAAGGAGCGGTATCAGAATAATCCCAGCAGTTACTTCGTCAATGAATACGGGATGAATTATCTACTGAAGAGGCTTAAGCAGGAATACCCATTCTTTAGGGCGAGTGACTCAACTAGCTTCCTCGTCGTCAATCATAATCTCGCCCAAGCCTTTAAGATGTTATTTAAACGCCAAGGCGGTTACCCACGTTTTAAATCACGTCGCGCTATTCGCCAAGCTTATACTGGGCGGTCAGTTTGTCGGGTCCTTGCTAAACGGCGGGTTAAGTTGCCTAAGCTGGGCAGCATTCGGACCAGTAAAACAACATTGTTAGCTAATGGCAAGATTAAGTGCTATACGGTTTGCCTTGAGCCCACCGGCCGTTACTATCTGTCATTACAAGTGGCGGTTAAGGCTCCCGAACACTTAAGGAAGACGGGAAAAGCAGTCGGGATAGATGTTGGCATTGCCGATTTAGCCATTAGTTCTGATGGGATTAAGTACGGAACTTTTAATGCTAAATGGGCAGAAAAGCAAGCAGCTAAGTGGCAAAGTAAGTATGCCAAGCGGAAACATCAGGCGACGGTTACCGTCTGTCAATGGAACCATAACCACAAAACCATCAAGAAGGAACTGGGTGATTACCAAAACTGGCAACGAGCACAACAACAAAAGGCCCGTTACCAAGCTAAGGTAGCGAACCAGCGCAAAGACTATTTGCATAAACTAACAACGACCTTGGTTAAACAGTACGACATAATTGTCATTGAAGATTTGAAAGCCAAAAACCTTCAGGAAAATCACTGCCTAGCTAAGACCATTACGAATGCTAGTTGGTATCAGTTCCGGACCATGTTGGCATATAAATGTGCCTGGTATGGTAAGAAATTAGTAACTGTTAAACCGAACTATACCAGCCAAATTTGTAGCCACTGTAACTATCATAGTGGTCCTAAACCACTCGAGGTTCGTCAATGGACGTGCCCAAACTGCGGTACTCATCACGATCGCGATATTAATGCGGCAGTTAATATCTTACATCAAGGATTAAAAGCTATTGGCTAG
- a CDS encoding DNA repair exonuclease: MKFIHTADLHLASPFQGLTDIPHQLWQRVHAATFAAFKKIVTAAIDEDVDFMLIVGDVFDREQKSIAAIDFFVAQLQRLAAAGIPVFLSYGNHDFNTGTDQQIDLPANVRVFGPTVSTKHLTLSDGTSVAITGFSYAQRWVDEDFAASFPVKKSTDWQIGMLHGAQYQAGGSNHYAPFTLDELRAKHYDYWALGHIHKHQLLNAQPPIVYSGIPQGRHKNEGGQHGYYLVESRGHQLVPAFKPLDGIAWAKAGVDLSSVTNPQALAEAVTQAGTKLTENSLTLVAFQLENTDQLSPECRTMLRDGTLLNHLQDQLTRQNQIKWWPYELSIAPTTALPKLTDLDQRFWTDAQKAVFTPENIARVAQPLLRQDVLFDQLGAELTPEKLYQLAKQVLGGINSEN, from the coding sequence ATGAAATTTATCCACACTGCAGATTTACACTTGGCGAGTCCGTTCCAGGGGCTAACAGACATTCCGCACCAACTCTGGCAACGGGTTCACGCGGCAACTTTCGCGGCTTTTAAGAAGATCGTGACCGCCGCAATTGATGAGGACGTTGACTTTATGCTAATTGTCGGCGACGTCTTTGACCGCGAGCAAAAGAGCATCGCGGCGATTGACTTCTTCGTGGCCCAGCTGCAACGCCTAGCGGCGGCGGGCATTCCCGTTTTCCTGTCCTATGGGAACCACGACTTTAATACTGGGACGGACCAACAGATTGATTTGCCCGCCAACGTCCGCGTCTTCGGCCCCACCGTTAGCACTAAGCACCTGACCCTGAGCGACGGGACCAGCGTTGCCATCACCGGCTTTAGCTATGCTCAGCGGTGGGTTGATGAGGATTTTGCCGCCAGCTTTCCCGTCAAGAAAAGTACGGACTGGCAAATTGGGATGCTGCATGGTGCCCAGTACCAGGCCGGTGGCAGTAACCACTACGCCCCCTTCACGCTTGACGAACTCCGTGCTAAGCATTATGACTACTGGGCGTTGGGCCATATCCACAAGCACCAGCTTTTAAACGCCCAGCCGCCAATTGTTTACAGTGGCATCCCCCAGGGGCGGCACAAGAACGAGGGTGGCCAGCATGGCTACTACCTGGTGGAAAGTCGTGGTCACCAACTGGTACCGGCCTTTAAGCCCCTCGACGGAATCGCCTGGGCTAAGGCGGGGGTTGACCTTTCGTCGGTTACCAACCCGCAGGCACTCGCAGAGGCGGTTACCCAGGCGGGCACCAAGCTAACAGAAAATAGCTTGACCCTTGTGGCCTTTCAGCTCGAAAACACGGACCAGCTATCGCCGGAATGCCGGACAATGCTCCGTGATGGGACCCTCCTTAACCACCTCCAGGATCAACTTACCCGCCAGAACCAGATAAAGTGGTGGCCCTATGAGTTATCCATAGCGCCAACCACTGCTCTTCCGAAGTTAACGGACCTGGACCAGCGTTTCTGGACGGACGCGCAAAAGGCGGTCTTTACACCAGAGAACATTGCCCGCGTCGCCCAGCCCCTACTCCGCCAGGATGTTTTATTTGACCAGTTAGGGGCGGAACTTACCCCGGAGAAACTTTATCAACTCGCCAAGCAGGTGTTAGGGGGGATCAACAGTGAAAATTAA
- a CDS encoding AAA family ATPase, whose amino-acid sequence MKIKSAHIDGFGKWHDQDFDFSASPQVIFGSNEAGKTTLATFIRSILFGFANAKGKNRYQQYKPRATSTYGGSILVEDHGTLYRIRRTAGKGGGLVTVTDMDGHRFGEDKLAKMLANVDQDLYQAVFSFNQEKLANIKDLNPDEVHHQLKQVGAVGSRQWDQLIASLVKRGDELYKPRGRKPQLNRHLDEYRRLTQQVAQANRKYDQYVAANRDQQRQKAAVQKWQQEETDLTAQVNRLDQLSRLWPIYDAWKKGQPQAAMNNGVAPDDVEQVNQLRGQFNGLTAQLGTLRDESARLQKDVTQFDQDELADYHQHRYDYQRLQTALLQLQSRDDQYHQQQGRIEQLFAERNRLQRRYGHQLPKPLSEQETVTLQSLLGDYPVSATRNRRMSAWLLGLGAALFILGMFGHHGVVMLMGLIVLAATGAWLYKANNEASRSTNHQQASLQRFGRLHGLTNFPVSEWLPMQADLYRVAELDQQIANSQATADEIKTRLAELQRRLTGKASGQTPAELSQHFNDWLSGRASDYQEWQRVTRQLENSQQREAAVRAQQDKITDQLKQIYRRAQTSSADDFDRLVSQQAGQQARRITTSAYGQQLTAADKAALARFDSEESLRGRQQRLAHHLTEVRAHLHGAREQIQRDQFTIKNLAADGTPDELAQRQASLKAKIIQEAQQWMSYQLAIQWIDRALSLASVDRYPAVIKAAEKNFAILTGGHYQKIALTTKEVRVLDDQQEWYAVGELSTGTAEQLFVALRLGFISVMSDRLRLPIIIDDGFVNFDHQRRQRVIELLNALAVRNQVLYFTANDQARKLPGVLDLDRE is encoded by the coding sequence GTGAAAATTAAGAGTGCCCACATTGACGGCTTTGGAAAGTGGCACGACCAGGACTTTGATTTTTCTGCCAGTCCCCAGGTAATCTTTGGCAGTAACGAGGCTGGAAAAACTACTCTGGCGACCTTTATCCGGAGCATCCTGTTTGGCTTTGCGAACGCGAAGGGGAAGAACCGCTACCAGCAGTACAAGCCACGGGCGACTAGCACTTATGGAGGAAGCATTCTCGTGGAGGATCACGGGACCCTGTACCGCATTCGGCGGACGGCCGGCAAGGGTGGTGGCCTGGTGACGGTGACCGACATGGACGGTCACCGCTTTGGCGAAGACAAGCTGGCTAAAATGCTTGCCAACGTCGACCAGGACTTGTATCAAGCAGTTTTTAGCTTTAATCAGGAGAAACTGGCAAATATTAAGGACCTTAATCCCGACGAGGTTCACCACCAGCTTAAACAGGTCGGGGCAGTCGGCAGCCGGCAGTGGGACCAACTAATTGCCAGCCTGGTTAAGCGTGGGGATGAACTTTACAAGCCTCGGGGCCGCAAGCCACAGTTAAACCGCCACCTGGATGAGTACCGGCGACTTACCCAACAGGTAGCACAGGCAAATCGTAAGTATGACCAGTACGTGGCCGCTAATCGGGACCAGCAGCGACAAAAAGCAGCGGTCCAAAAGTGGCAACAAGAAGAGACGGATTTAACCGCCCAGGTCAACCGGCTAGACCAGCTAAGCCGTCTGTGGCCAATCTATGATGCCTGGAAGAAGGGGCAGCCACAGGCAGCAATGAATAATGGAGTTGCTCCAGACGATGTTGAGCAGGTTAACCAACTACGGGGTCAGTTTAATGGCTTAACGGCCCAACTGGGAACCCTGAGGGATGAAAGTGCCCGCCTGCAAAAAGATGTCACGCAATTTGACCAAGACGAGCTAGCGGACTACCATCAGCACCGCTACGACTACCAGCGACTCCAGACGGCCCTGCTCCAGCTCCAGTCACGCGATGACCAGTACCACCAGCAGCAGGGACGGATTGAACAGCTGTTTGCGGAGCGCAACCGTCTCCAAAGACGTTACGGTCACCAGTTACCAAAGCCGCTGTCCGAACAAGAAACCGTGACGCTTCAGAGCCTTTTAGGCGACTACCCGGTGTCCGCAACAAGAAACCGGCGGATGTCTGCATGGCTTTTGGGCCTCGGTGCCGCCTTGTTTATCCTGGGAATGTTCGGTCACCATGGGGTGGTCATGCTGATGGGGCTGATTGTCCTGGCGGCTACCGGGGCATGGCTTTATAAGGCAAATAATGAAGCCAGCCGGTCCACCAATCACCAACAAGCATCCTTACAACGCTTTGGCCGCCTCCACGGACTGACCAATTTTCCGGTCAGTGAATGGTTGCCAATGCAAGCTGACTTATACCGGGTTGCGGAACTGGACCAGCAGATTGCCAATTCACAGGCAACGGCCGACGAGATTAAGACGCGGTTGGCGGAACTGCAGCGGCGGTTGACGGGTAAGGCAAGTGGCCAGACGCCGGCAGAATTAAGCCAGCATTTTAATGACTGGCTAAGCGGCCGGGCCAGTGACTATCAGGAATGGCAACGGGTCACCCGGCAATTGGAAAACAGCCAGCAGCGGGAAGCCGCGGTGCGGGCCCAGCAGGACAAAATTACTGACCAGCTCAAGCAAATTTACCGCCGGGCCCAAACAAGTAGTGCGGATGACTTCGACCGCCTGGTCAGCCAGCAGGCCGGTCAGCAGGCCCGCCGTATTACGACCAGCGCATACGGTCAGCAATTAACGGCTGCGGATAAGGCGGCGCTGGCCCGCTTCGACAGTGAAGAAAGCCTGCGTGGCCGGCAGCAGCGGTTGGCCCATCACTTAACCGAAGTTCGTGCCCACCTGCACGGGGCAAGGGAACAGATCCAGCGGGACCAGTTCACCATCAAAAACTTGGCGGCCGATGGAACTCCCGATGAATTGGCCCAACGCCAGGCTAGTTTAAAGGCCAAGATTATCCAGGAGGCCCAGCAATGGATGAGCTACCAGCTGGCAATTCAATGGATTGACCGGGCCCTGTCTTTGGCCTCTGTCGACCGCTACCCGGCGGTTATTAAGGCGGCGGAAAAGAACTTTGCCATCTTAACGGGCGGCCATTACCAAAAAATTGCCTTAACAACCAAGGAAGTCCGGGTACTGGATGACCAGCAAGAATGGTATGCGGTTGGTGAACTGTCGACCGGGACGGCGGAACAGTTATTCGTTGCCCTCCGCCTGGGTTTCATCAGTGTAATGAGTGACCGGCTGCGGTTACCAATTATCATTGATGATGGCTTTGTTAACTTTGACCACCAGCGTCGCCAGCGGGTGATCGAACTTCTCAATGCTCTGGCGGTAAGGAACCAGGTCTTGTACTTTACCGCCAACGACCAGGCGCGAAAGCTTCCCGGCGTCTTGGACCTCGATCGTGAATAA